A window of Fluoribacter dumoffii NY 23 contains these coding sequences:
- the carA gene encoding glutamine-hydrolyzing carbamoyl-phosphate synthase small subunit, producing MMNQPAILVLADGTIYEGISVGATGDSVGELVFNTSLTGYQEMLTDPSYARQIITLTTAHVGNTGCTHEDMESNKVWAAGLVIRNASLIHSNYRAEQSLSDWLKKNGVVAIAGIDTRDLTLRLREHGAVSACISTDVENPDSALAKAKSFSGLQGVDLALEVSRKTIERWHEGQGEWGKGSQPQQYHVVAYDFGVKHNILRILHDKGCHLTLVPAKTPAAEVLAMNPDGVFLSNGPGDPQACDYAIRATQEFLENNIPLFGICLGFQILALACGGVTKKMKFGHHGGNHPVIETEGKKRVFITSQNHGFAVDESSLPECLEITHRSLFDNTLQGIRHKEKPAFGFQGHPEASPGPHDIELIFNDFIQLMK from the coding sequence ATGATGAACCAACCAGCAATTTTAGTGTTAGCCGATGGAACCATTTACGAAGGGATTTCAGTAGGAGCGACAGGTGATAGTGTCGGAGAGTTGGTTTTTAACACTTCATTAACCGGATATCAGGAGATGCTCACCGATCCTTCCTATGCACGACAAATCATTACTTTGACCACAGCTCATGTAGGAAATACTGGATGTACCCATGAGGATATGGAGTCTAATAAAGTGTGGGCAGCAGGTTTAGTGATTCGTAATGCATCACTAATCCATAGTAATTATCGAGCAGAACAATCCCTTTCTGATTGGCTCAAAAAAAATGGAGTAGTAGCGATTGCTGGAATCGACACCCGGGATTTGACTCTCCGATTGCGGGAGCATGGTGCTGTCAGTGCCTGTATCAGTACCGATGTAGAGAACCCTGATTCGGCTTTGGCGAAAGCAAAATCATTTTCAGGATTGCAAGGGGTGGATTTGGCCCTGGAAGTTTCCCGAAAAACAATAGAGCGATGGCATGAGGGACAAGGTGAATGGGGTAAAGGTTCTCAGCCTCAACAGTACCATGTAGTTGCGTATGATTTTGGGGTCAAGCACAACATTCTGCGTATTTTGCACGACAAAGGATGCCATTTAACTTTAGTCCCTGCAAAAACTCCTGCAGCAGAAGTTTTGGCGATGAATCCGGATGGAGTATTTTTATCAAATGGCCCCGGAGACCCCCAGGCTTGTGACTATGCCATTCGAGCCACCCAGGAGTTTCTGGAAAATAATATCCCCTTGTTTGGCATTTGTTTGGGCTTTCAGATTTTGGCTTTGGCTTGTGGCGGAGTGACCAAGAAAATGAAATTTGGTCACCATGGGGGCAATCATCCCGTAATTGAGACTGAAGGGAAAAAGCGGGTTTTTATCACCAGCCAAAACCATGGATTTGCAGTAGACGAGTCGAGTTTACCTGAGTGTCTTGAAATTACACATCGTTCTTTATTCGACAACACACTTCAGGGTATTAGACATAAGGAAAAACCGGCATTTGGCTTTCAAGGACATCCTGAAGCCAGTCCTGGACCTCATGATATCGAATTAATATTTAATGATTTTATACAATTGATGAAATAG
- the dnaJ gene encoding molecular chaperone DnaJ: MEQRDYYELLEVSRTASDAEIKKAYRRLAMKYHPDRNPGDSAAEEKFKEIQNAYSILSDPQKRSAYDQFGHAGVDPSMRGGQGGFGGFGGFGDVFEDIFENIFSSGRGAGRQSRGQRGADLQFNVQLTLEEAAQGKEVQITVPRHGTCSTCSGSGAKKGTQPKTCETCNGMGQVRIQQGFFSIQQTCPSCHGEGTIISDPCSDCHGQGRMRESKKLTVKIPAGVDNGDRVRLSGEGEAGTHGGGPGDLYVQISVKKHAIFERHETDLHCEVPISFITAAMGGSIEVPTLEGRVTLKIPEETQTGKVFRLRGKGMKSVRGHGQGDLLCKVVVETPVNLSREQKELLTKFQESLENAKGKHSPRSNSWFAGVKKFFEDMKF; encoded by the coding sequence ATGGAACAGCGGGATTATTATGAGCTTTTAGAAGTAAGTCGAACTGCAAGTGATGCTGAAATAAAAAAAGCATACCGTAGGTTGGCTATGAAGTATCATCCAGATCGTAATCCTGGCGACTCTGCTGCTGAAGAAAAATTTAAAGAAATTCAAAATGCCTACAGTATTCTTTCCGATCCCCAAAAACGTTCTGCTTATGATCAATTCGGCCATGCAGGCGTAGATCCCTCAATGAGAGGCGGTCAAGGAGGTTTTGGCGGTTTTGGTGGTTTTGGCGATGTATTTGAGGATATTTTTGAAAATATCTTTTCCAGCGGACGCGGCGCTGGGCGACAATCTCGTGGGCAACGCGGCGCTGATTTGCAATTTAATGTCCAATTGACACTCGAAGAAGCTGCCCAGGGTAAAGAAGTGCAAATAACTGTTCCCCGACATGGTACTTGCTCTACCTGTAGTGGGAGTGGAGCCAAAAAAGGAACACAGCCAAAGACTTGTGAAACCTGTAATGGTATGGGACAAGTACGAATTCAACAAGGATTCTTTTCCATTCAGCAAACTTGCCCCAGCTGTCATGGTGAAGGAACGATTATCTCTGATCCTTGTTCTGATTGTCATGGGCAGGGTAGAATGCGCGAAAGCAAAAAGCTTACGGTTAAAATTCCAGCTGGCGTGGACAATGGCGACCGGGTTCGTTTAAGCGGAGAAGGAGAGGCTGGCACGCATGGAGGTGGCCCAGGTGATCTTTACGTGCAAATCAGTGTAAAAAAACATGCTATATTTGAGCGTCATGAAACGGACTTGCATTGTGAAGTGCCCATAAGCTTTATCACCGCTGCTATGGGTGGTTCTATAGAAGTGCCAACCCTTGAAGGACGGGTTACTTTAAAAATTCCAGAAGAAACACAAACTGGGAAAGTCTTCCGTTTACGAGGCAAGGGAATGAAATCCGTACGCGGACATGGTCAGGGTGATTTATTATGTAAGGTGGTTGTAGAGACCCCAGTAAATTTATCACGCGAACAAAAAGAATTATTAACCAAATTCCAGGAATCATTGGAAAATGCTAAAGGAAAACACTCTCCACGCTCAAATTCTTGGTTTGCAGGTGTGAAAAAATTCTTTGAAGACATGAAATTTTGA
- the dnaK gene encoding molecular chaperone DnaK — translation MAKIIGIDLGTTNSCVAVMEGDKPKVIENSEGHRTTPSIVAYTEDGEVLVGQSAKRQAVTNPDNTLFAIKRLIGRRFDDAVVQKDIKMVPYKIIKADNGDAWVRVKNQDKAPPQISAEVLRKMKKTAEDYLGEEVKEAVITVPAYFNDSQRQATKDAGRIAGLEVKRIINEPTAAALAYGMDKKRGDSIIAVYDLGGGTFDISIIEIAEVDGEHQFEVLATNGDTFLGGEDFDLALIDYLASEFKKDTGIDLHNDPLALQRLKDAAEKAKIELSSAQQTDVNLPYITADASGPKHLNIKLTRAKLESLVEKLVERTVEPCKIALKDAGLTVSQINEVILVGGQTRMPLVQKTVEEFFGKEPRKDVNPDEAVAVGAGIQAAVLSGEVKDILLLDVTPLSLGIETMGGVMTKLIEKNTTIPTKANQVFSTADDNQTAVTVHVLQGEREQASANKSLGRFDLGDIPPAPRGVPQIEVTFDIDANGILNVSAKDKATGKAQSIVIKASSGLSDEEVEAMVKDAKSHAEEDRKFKEMAELRNQADSLIHSCEKSMKDLAAELAEDEKKGIETAIAELKEAIQGSDKAQIEEKLKVLSDASAKMAERVYAKKASEGQAGQGQAQQEHAHTQEAPKADEGVVDAEFEEVKDDKK, via the coding sequence ATGGCTAAAATTATAGGAATCGACTTAGGTACCACTAACTCATGTGTTGCTGTAATGGAAGGGGATAAACCTAAGGTTATTGAAAACAGTGAAGGCCACCGCACAACGCCTTCCATCGTTGCTTATACTGAAGATGGCGAGGTATTAGTGGGGCAATCTGCAAAACGTCAGGCAGTAACTAACCCTGATAATACTCTGTTTGCAATCAAACGCTTGATTGGCCGTCGATTTGATGACGCGGTTGTGCAAAAAGATATCAAAATGGTGCCTTACAAGATTATTAAAGCGGACAATGGCGATGCCTGGGTTCGTGTGAAAAACCAGGACAAAGCCCCACCACAAATTTCTGCTGAAGTATTGCGTAAAATGAAAAAAACGGCAGAAGATTACCTCGGTGAAGAAGTGAAAGAGGCGGTAATTACAGTTCCTGCTTACTTCAATGATTCTCAGCGTCAAGCAACTAAAGATGCTGGCCGTATTGCAGGTCTGGAAGTAAAACGTATCATTAACGAACCAACAGCTGCCGCTCTTGCCTATGGTATGGATAAGAAACGTGGTGATTCAATCATCGCAGTATATGACCTCGGTGGAGGTACTTTCGATATTTCCATTATTGAAATCGCAGAGGTTGATGGAGAACACCAATTTGAAGTACTTGCAACAAATGGCGATACCTTCCTGGGTGGTGAGGACTTTGATTTGGCGTTAATTGATTATTTGGCTTCTGAATTCAAAAAAGATACAGGTATTGATCTGCACAATGATCCATTAGCATTGCAACGTCTAAAAGATGCTGCTGAAAAAGCGAAAATTGAACTGTCTTCAGCGCAACAAACTGATGTTAATTTACCGTATATTACAGCTGATGCTTCTGGACCTAAGCATTTGAATATTAAATTAACACGCGCCAAACTTGAATCTTTAGTTGAGAAACTGGTTGAACGTACCGTAGAGCCTTGTAAAATTGCTTTGAAAGATGCTGGATTGACCGTATCACAAATCAACGAAGTTATTTTGGTCGGTGGTCAAACCCGTATGCCTTTGGTACAAAAAACTGTAGAAGAGTTTTTTGGCAAAGAACCACGTAAAGACGTCAACCCTGATGAAGCAGTTGCTGTGGGTGCTGGTATTCAGGCTGCAGTTTTATCTGGTGAAGTGAAAGATATTCTCTTACTTGACGTTACTCCTTTATCGTTAGGTATTGAGACTATGGGTGGAGTAATGACTAAGCTCATCGAGAAAAATACGACAATTCCTACCAAAGCCAATCAGGTATTCTCTACAGCAGATGATAACCAGACAGCTGTTACTGTGCATGTATTGCAAGGTGAAAGAGAACAGGCATCAGCGAATAAATCATTAGGCCGGTTCGATTTGGGTGATATCCCTCCCGCACCACGAGGTGTACCTCAAATTGAAGTAACTTTTGATATCGATGCAAATGGTATCCTTAACGTTTCTGCTAAAGACAAAGCTACCGGTAAGGCTCAATCAATAGTGATTAAAGCATCCAGTGGTTTGAGTGATGAAGAAGTAGAAGCAATGGTTAAAGATGCGAAATCTCATGCTGAAGAAGATAGGAAGTTTAAAGAAATGGCTGAGTTACGCAATCAGGCTGACAGTTTGATTCATAGCTGTGAAAAATCTATGAAAGATTTGGCAGCTGAACTCGCTGAAGATGAGAAAAAGGGCATAGAAACAGCAATTGCTGAGTTAAAAGAAGCAATTCAAGGCAGTGATAAAGCACAAATTGAAGAAAAATTAAAAGTGTTAAGTGATGCTTCTGCTAAAATGGCTGAGCGAGTTTATGCTAAAAAAGCATCTGAAGGCCAGGCCGGACAGGGGCAGGCGCAACAAGAACATGCACACACCCAAGAAGCGCCTAAAGCGGATGAGGGGGTTGTGGATGCAGAGTTCGAGGAAGTTAAAGACGATAAGAAATAA
- the grpE gene encoding nucleotide exchange factor GrpE — MSKQDKKNWHQFKEEHQHEEHQHEEHQSKKAKKNEEHEDSLDLSEEIAHPEPSLAHPDYKELSDKLTAVEQQAHQNWEKAVRAQAELDNVRRRAEREVANAHRYGVEKLITDLLPVIDSLEQALQLVINAQDESMKEGLELTLKLFMDVLKKFDVQQIDPAGAPFDPQVHEAMSMQAAPDAEPNTVLAVFQKGYKLSDRVIRPARVVVSKK; from the coding sequence ATGAGTAAACAAGATAAAAAAAATTGGCATCAGTTTAAAGAAGAACATCAACATGAAGAACATCAACATGAAGAACATCAGTCTAAAAAGGCAAAAAAAAACGAGGAGCATGAGGATTCATTAGATTTATCTGAAGAAATAGCGCATCCAGAACCTTCGCTGGCTCATCCCGATTATAAGGAATTAAGTGATAAATTAACTGCAGTGGAGCAGCAGGCCCATCAAAATTGGGAAAAAGCGGTGCGTGCTCAAGCGGAACTGGACAATGTACGCCGTCGTGCCGAGCGTGAGGTGGCAAATGCCCATCGTTATGGTGTTGAGAAGCTCATTACTGATTTATTACCCGTTATCGATAGCCTGGAACAGGCATTGCAATTGGTTATTAATGCGCAAGATGAATCGATGAAAGAAGGTTTAGAATTAACCTTGAAACTTTTTATGGACGTATTGAAAAAATTCGACGTGCAACAAATTGATCCTGCTGGTGCGCCTTTTGATCCACAGGTTCATGAGGCCATGTCAATGCAAGCTGCACCTGATGCCGAACCCAATACAGTGCTGGCTGTATTCCAAAAAGGATATAAGCTAAGCGATCGTGTAATCAGACCGGCACGTGTTGTCGTATCAAAAAAATAA
- a CDS encoding 3-deoxy-7-phosphoheptulonate synthase class II, giving the protein MQKWSPTSWLQYSYLQSATYADKEQLNKIVGQLSLLPPLVTSSEVKNLKNEIARAGRGEAFILQGGDCAESFNDCRSEIISNKLKIILQMSLILLHGLRKPIIRVGRIAGQYAKPRSSDYETIEGITLPSYRGDLVNSPEFTREAREPNPKLLLQAYNCSAITLNFIRSLLDSGFASLNHPHQWNLGFVEHSKQKEEYQTLVNSIADALDFLDTIGGIQSSNLSKVDFYTSHEALHLHYEQALTRQMEDGLWYNLSTHLPWIGMRTAQIDSAHLEFLRGVENPIGIKIGPGATPEWLEEVLNRANPQREEGRLLLFTRLGAQHIDKMLPPLIEAVRKTKIPVTWSCDPMHGNTETTVDGIKTRHFDNILLELKQALEIHRDMDSYLGGVHFELTGDNVTECIGGARGLSADDLKKAYHSLVDPRLNYEQSIEMAIQLSRQFRAKE; this is encoded by the coding sequence ATGCAAAAATGGTCGCCTACCTCCTGGCTCCAGTATTCTTATTTACAATCTGCAACTTACGCTGATAAGGAACAGTTAAATAAAATTGTAGGGCAACTGAGCCTTTTACCTCCGCTAGTCACCAGTAGTGAAGTAAAAAATTTAAAAAATGAAATTGCACGTGCCGGGCGCGGAGAAGCTTTTATTCTTCAAGGCGGCGACTGTGCTGAATCATTTAATGATTGCCGTTCAGAAATTATCAGCAATAAGTTAAAAATTATCTTGCAAATGAGTTTAATTTTATTGCACGGGTTGCGAAAACCGATTATTCGTGTGGGACGAATCGCCGGCCAATATGCAAAACCACGATCCTCAGATTATGAAACAATCGAAGGGATTACATTACCCAGCTATCGTGGCGATCTGGTCAACTCCCCGGAATTTACCCGGGAAGCACGTGAACCTAATCCGAAACTCTTGTTACAAGCGTACAATTGTTCAGCCATCACCTTGAATTTTATCCGCAGTTTGCTCGACAGCGGTTTTGCAAGCCTTAATCATCCTCACCAATGGAATCTAGGTTTTGTTGAACATTCAAAACAAAAAGAAGAGTACCAGACTCTTGTTAATTCAATTGCCGATGCGTTGGACTTTCTGGATACCATTGGGGGCATTCAATCCAGTAATTTATCCAAAGTCGATTTTTACACTTCTCATGAGGCATTGCACTTACATTATGAACAAGCATTAACTCGTCAAATGGAAGATGGTTTATGGTATAACCTCTCAACCCATCTGCCCTGGATTGGGATGCGTACCGCCCAAATTGACAGCGCACACCTGGAGTTTTTACGTGGTGTAGAAAATCCCATTGGCATCAAAATTGGCCCGGGAGCCACTCCTGAATGGCTGGAAGAAGTATTAAACAGGGCAAATCCTCAACGCGAAGAAGGACGCCTGTTGTTGTTTACTCGACTGGGGGCACAACATATAGATAAAATGCTCCCTCCTCTTATTGAGGCAGTGAGAAAGACAAAGATTCCGGTAACCTGGTCTTGCGATCCCATGCATGGAAACACAGAAACGACGGTTGATGGCATTAAAACCCGCCATTTTGACAATATCCTTTTGGAGTTGAAACAGGCTTTGGAAATCCATCGGGATATGGACAGTTATCTGGGAGGCGTTCATTTCGAACTTACCGGGGATAATGTGACTGAGTGTATTGGCGGCGCCCGTGGATTATCAGCAGATGATCTGAAGAAAGCCTATCATAGCCTGGTAGACCCTCGGCTTAATTATGAACAATCGATTGAGATGGCCATTCAATTGAGTAGGCAGTTTAGAGCGAAGGAATGA
- the hemE gene encoding uroporphyrinogen decarboxylase, producing the protein MYDLGQSLFLRALRRQPVERTPVWMMRQAGRYLPEYRKTREQAGDFLSLCKNPELACEVTLQPLRRYALDAAILFSDILTIPDAMGLGLYFAEGEGPCFLHPVQNVDAIINLQVPEPDSLAYVMNAVRLIRQEMPKELPLIGFSGSPWTLACYMVEGKSTREFKRILHLIYTESEAAHILLSKLAESVADYLLEQIKAGVNSVMLFDTWGGILTPENYQNFSLQYMQKIVRQIKANHPEIPVILFTKGGGQWLEKMVLTGCDALGIDWTCDIGEARRRVGDKVALQGNLDPAVLLTSKKCIRDQVNKVLTSYGAGSGHVFNLGHGITPDVPPEHVAAMIEAVQEFSPFYHQQ; encoded by the coding sequence ATGTATGATTTAGGCCAATCTTTATTCTTACGGGCTTTAAGACGGCAACCTGTTGAAAGGACTCCAGTATGGATGATGCGTCAGGCCGGGCGTTATTTACCAGAGTATCGAAAGACCAGGGAACAGGCGGGTGATTTTTTAAGCCTTTGCAAAAATCCTGAGCTTGCCTGTGAGGTGACATTACAACCTCTCCGTCGCTATGCACTGGATGCGGCGATTTTGTTTTCTGATATTTTGACAATTCCGGATGCCATGGGCCTGGGACTTTATTTTGCCGAGGGCGAAGGACCTTGTTTTTTACATCCGGTACAAAATGTAGATGCGATAATCAATTTACAAGTCCCTGAACCGGATTCTCTAGCTTATGTTATGAATGCGGTGCGTTTAATCCGCCAGGAAATGCCAAAAGAACTTCCCCTGATAGGGTTTTCAGGCAGTCCATGGACCTTAGCCTGTTATATGGTTGAGGGTAAAAGCACAAGAGAATTTAAACGTATTTTGCATTTGATTTATACCGAAAGTGAAGCAGCCCATATTTTGTTGAGCAAGCTAGCGGAATCTGTCGCAGACTATCTGCTGGAACAAATCAAGGCTGGGGTTAATTCGGTCATGCTCTTTGATACTTGGGGCGGGATTTTAACCCCGGAAAATTACCAAAATTTTTCCCTCCAGTATATGCAGAAAATCGTCCGGCAAATAAAAGCCAACCACCCCGAAATCCCGGTAATTTTATTTACTAAAGGAGGAGGGCAATGGTTAGAAAAAATGGTTCTGACTGGTTGTGACGCCTTGGGAATCGATTGGACTTGTGATATAGGTGAAGCACGGCGGAGAGTAGGTGATAAAGTTGCACTGCAAGGAAACCTTGATCCCGCTGTATTATTGACTTCAAAAAAATGCATTCGGGACCAGGTGAATAAGGTACTGACATCCTATGGAGCGGGTTCAGGACATGTATTCAATCTGGGGCACGGGATTACCCCTGATGTACCCCCAGAGCATGTGGCGGCCATGATTGAAGCCGTCCAAGAATTTAGTCCTTTTTATCATCAACAGTAA
- a CDS encoding SGNH/GDSL hydrolase family protein, with product MGLIKNSSESIGAGYPQNTGRLKQVFGSPETPPRKIALIGDSTLDNGFWVNKKKSYLNKTNTVTHQTAIALAHHDASGSYEIANFAVDGATTEDLTAECSLAKVLPADEDHNDSKVHQLNAVTAWHPEVVVISVGGNNYREALAEILMDELNYPQLLLRITPKNAKPAIRLAFEQVKAKILNDYKKIIDDLIENNPQLSRIVLISQYYPSITQLTPYFIYTGFSHLARAEGQGRAPFTVVEETMNELYREILAYAATKEKELVFVDTTSSLNPLGGKHTLQIEPNEQGSKVMGRLIAGAIEYKFPVPQAEENEKIIPRIYLSTDEKQIQTQILNKKDRESFSVKSIGQFISENRYRHLRLLFSPSTSLAERFESAYHVITGKQFDDEYSGVPAFGLLDLTLIPTLATYLWRVAVNEEIHTSLRVIAGSVAAPILLSKTVVGLTLLLALSIPLIGYDKLAHLFSGTNTENQEHYTESKVLEV from the coding sequence ATGGGATTAATTAAAAATTCTTCAGAATCAATCGGAGCAGGATATCCGCAGAACACTGGCCGATTAAAACAGGTGTTTGGTAGTCCTGAAACACCACCCAGAAAAATTGCTTTAATCGGTGATTCAACCCTGGATAATGGATTCTGGGTAAATAAAAAAAAATCCTATCTAAATAAAACAAACACCGTTACCCATCAAACAGCAATAGCCTTGGCTCATCATGATGCCTCTGGATCTTATGAGATAGCCAATTTTGCAGTCGATGGCGCTACCACTGAGGATTTAACCGCTGAATGCTCATTGGCCAAGGTTCTCCCAGCAGATGAAGATCATAATGATTCCAAAGTACATCAATTAAATGCGGTTACAGCATGGCATCCCGAGGTTGTGGTGATTAGTGTGGGCGGTAATAATTATAGAGAGGCTCTGGCGGAAATCCTGATGGATGAACTCAATTATCCCCAGCTTCTTTTAAGAATCACACCCAAAAATGCAAAACCTGCCATCCGTTTGGCTTTTGAACAGGTAAAAGCAAAAATATTGAATGATTATAAAAAAATTATTGATGACTTAATTGAGAACAACCCTCAATTGAGTCGTATCGTCCTCATCTCTCAATATTATCCTTCCATTACCCAATTAACTCCCTATTTTATTTATACCGGGTTTTCACACCTGGCACGCGCAGAGGGACAAGGACGAGCCCCATTTACGGTAGTGGAAGAAACGATGAATGAGCTGTACCGGGAAATTTTGGCTTATGCAGCTACTAAAGAAAAAGAACTGGTCTTTGTTGATACCACTTCTTCATTAAATCCTTTAGGCGGCAAGCATACACTGCAGATTGAACCAAATGAACAAGGCTCTAAGGTTATGGGACGATTAATTGCCGGGGCCATTGAGTATAAATTTCCTGTGCCACAGGCTGAGGAAAATGAGAAAATCATACCCCGAATTTATTTGAGTACTGATGAGAAGCAGATTCAGACGCAAATTTTAAATAAAAAAGACAGGGAATCCTTCAGCGTCAAAAGTATAGGGCAATTTATAAGTGAAAATCGGTACCGTCATTTACGGTTATTATTTTCGCCTTCAACAAGCCTAGCAGAGCGATTTGAAAGTGCTTATCATGTGATTACCGGAAAACAGTTTGATGATGAATACTCAGGGGTGCCGGCTTTTGGTTTATTGGATTTGACCTTAATACCAACTTTAGCTACCTACTTATGGCGCGTTGCTGTGAATGAAGAGATCCATACCTCTTTAAGAGTCATAGCAGGTAGCGTTGCCGCGCCAATTTTACTAAGCAAAACTGTCGTTGGTTTAACATTATTGCTCGCCCTCTCAATCCCTCTGATTGGCTATGATAAACTGGCACACCTGTTTTCCGGGACGAATACAGAAAATCAGGAACATTATACTGAGAGCAAAGTGCTGGAGGTGTAG
- the folB gene encoding dihydroneopterin aldolase translates to MDTLNIKGLNVSTRIGVYAWEQRINQQLLIDISIDADFSSCQEDLAKTLDYEALCRSVTGYVESKSFQLIETVANEVAELIKKQFTPSQVTVGISKPHAIKNAQNIQVIVRR, encoded by the coding sequence TTGGATACCTTAAATATCAAAGGCTTAAATGTAAGCACTAGAATTGGTGTTTATGCATGGGAGCAACGCATTAACCAGCAGCTGTTAATTGATATCAGTATTGATGCTGATTTCAGTAGCTGTCAGGAGGATTTGGCTAAAACTTTGGACTACGAAGCACTGTGTAGAAGCGTTACCGGTTATGTGGAATCAAAATCATTTCAACTCATTGAAACAGTTGCCAACGAAGTTGCAGAATTAATTAAAAAACAATTTACTCCATCACAAGTTACGGTAGGAATTAGCAAACCACATGCAATCAAGAATGCACAAAACATTCAGGTCATTGTAAGACGTTAA
- a CDS encoding SPOR domain-containing protein, with protein MAREYGNRRSSRSRGGAPHQLLVITVTFILGYLTASFFDFQTLSHWVNDQVLAHNEIKKEPSKSEPRHAAVIPPKPKFEFYTLLTNEKVPSSQSNPNTAAAAQPASSNGTTPAATAASVSAVNLKAAAVNNANATPPATAPMKQNISKAPLSVTGNKTMAKSDASSTAQGKFLVQVASFKARKDAEQMKGTLILKGFSAYIIPVSHAVKGNWFRVVVGPYSNRALAQQAQIVLAKNERLNGMVTSAG; from the coding sequence ATGGCAAGAGAATATGGTAACAGGCGTTCTTCACGATCGCGCGGCGGTGCACCACACCAGCTGCTAGTGATTACGGTTACTTTTATATTGGGTTATTTAACCGCTTCTTTTTTTGACTTTCAAACACTGAGTCACTGGGTCAATGATCAGGTTTTGGCGCACAATGAAATAAAAAAGGAACCTTCAAAATCAGAGCCGCGCCATGCCGCAGTGATTCCCCCCAAACCAAAGTTTGAATTTTATACTTTGTTAACTAATGAAAAAGTTCCTAGCTCCCAATCAAATCCTAACACTGCAGCTGCAGCCCAACCAGCTTCTTCAAATGGCACTACACCGGCAGCTACTGCTGCTTCAGTTTCTGCAGTAAACCTGAAAGCTGCAGCTGTGAATAATGCAAACGCTACACCCCCCGCAACGGCACCCATGAAACAAAATATCTCTAAAGCGCCACTGTCTGTTACTGGTAATAAAACCATGGCAAAATCGGACGCATCATCAACTGCGCAAGGGAAATTCTTGGTGCAAGTGGCTTCATTTAAAGCACGTAAAGATGCAGAACAAATGAAAGGTACATTAATCTTAAAAGGATTTAGTGCTTATATAATTCCTGTAAGTCATGCTGTAAAAGGCAATTGGTTCCGGGTGGTGGTAGGGCCTTATTCTAATCGCGCACTTGCTCAACAAGCCCAAATAGTTTTAGCCAAAAATGAACGGCTGAATGGAATGGTTACAAGCGCTGGATAA